In the Sediminibacter sp. Hel_I_10 genome, one interval contains:
- a CDS encoding DEAD/DEAH box helicase, with the protein MSFKDLKLNKPLLKAVADAGYDNPTLVQELTIPMVLDRKDVITSAQTGTGKTAAFALPILQLLYDKQDAPKKGKTVKALVISPTRELALQIGKNFKTYGAYTNLRSTVIFGGVGIEPQIEILTKGVDIVVATPGRLLDLHKQDAINLDHVEILVLDEADLMLDMGFIDDVKKIERLCPETKQNLLFSATMPYKVEELAKDILKAPERIEVTPTSSAAVNVEQLLFYVPKRNKIELCLHLLRNTIKGNILIFRRTKFGVDKLEQTLTKNGYLVERLHGDRTQAERQTALGKFKNGMVKILIATDVAARGIDIDQLDAVVNFDLPSVPETYVHRIGRTGRAGFFGMAYSFCSADEKSYIKKIEHLINVQIPVEQEHPYPLDPKEKPIVHKRQGSKYKKGRKSEASKKKKKRWY; encoded by the coding sequence ATGTCATTCAAAGATCTAAAACTCAACAAACCCTTATTAAAGGCTGTAGCCGATGCTGGGTATGATAACCCTACATTAGTTCAAGAATTAACCATCCCCATGGTTTTAGATAGAAAGGATGTGATCACCTCTGCTCAAACAGGTACAGGAAAGACGGCTGCATTTGCTCTGCCCATTTTACAGTTACTGTATGACAAGCAAGATGCCCCTAAAAAAGGTAAGACAGTAAAGGCGTTGGTTATAAGCCCTACTCGAGAACTTGCTCTACAAATTGGTAAAAACTTCAAAACGTACGGTGCTTATACCAATCTAAGATCTACCGTGATTTTTGGAGGTGTAGGCATAGAACCTCAAATTGAAATATTAACTAAAGGTGTTGATATTGTCGTAGCTACTCCAGGACGTCTTTTAGATTTACACAAACAAGACGCTATTAACTTAGATCACGTTGAGATTTTAGTACTAGACGAGGCAGATCTTATGTTGGATATGGGATTTATAGATGATGTTAAAAAAATTGAACGTCTGTGCCCTGAAACCAAACAAAACTTGTTATTCTCTGCTACAATGCCCTACAAGGTAGAAGAATTGGCAAAAGATATTTTAAAGGCTCCCGAACGTATTGAAGTGACCCCAACGTCATCAGCCGCGGTAAACGTAGAGCAATTATTATTTTATGTTCCTAAAAGAAATAAAATAGAACTTTGCCTCCACTTACTCCGTAATACAATTAAGGGCAATATCCTGATTTTTAGACGTACCAAATTTGGTGTTGATAAATTAGAACAAACCTTAACCAAAAATGGATATCTCGTAGAGCGTCTCCATGGTGACCGTACACAGGCCGAACGTCAAACTGCACTTGGTAAATTTAAAAACGGAATGGTCAAGATTTTGATTGCTACAGACGTTGCTGCAAGAGGTATCGATATTGATCAACTGGATGCAGTGGTTAACTTTGATCTTCCTAGCGTTCCCGAAACTTACGTACACCGTATTGGTAGAACTGGACGAGCTGGTTTTTTTGGAATGGCTTATTCTTTTTGCTCTGCAGATGAAAAGTCGTATATCAAAAAAATTGAGCATTTAATCAATGTTCAAATTCCTGTGGAACAGGAGCATCCTTACCCTCTTGATCCTAAAGAGAAACCAATAGTTCATAAAAGACAGGGCAGTAAATATAAAAAGGGTCGAAAAAGCGAAGCTTCTAAAAAGAAAAAGAAGCGTTGGTATTGA
- a CDS encoding sterol desaturase family protein, producing the protein MDFTNPLVYGVPCFLGLILLELTYSKAHDHEKKNLYDWKDLGSSLTMGVGSSIIAALIKTVSAIVIFNFLYDVFNPEVDGIRTNIMGWKSFGYAWYVWLACQFLDDFTYYWFHRQNHMVRFLWAAHIVHHSSDNFNLGTAVRNGWFTIFYKPFFYVWLPIIGFPPEMVVVCLGIEALWQFQLHSVYVPKLGIVEKVFNTHTMHQVHHAKNIEYMDKNHGGFLNIFDKIFGTWKPLDESIDIEYGVTKPPNSYNPLVILTHEYKDIWQDMKKSPDWRHKFMYAFGPPGWSHDGSTLTIKQMRKKMQEEKTLKQMHQDPQTDENVILEQKTA; encoded by the coding sequence ATGGATTTCACTAACCCTCTGGTTTATGGTGTTCCTTGTTTTTTGGGACTCATTTTATTAGAGCTTACTTATAGCAAGGCGCACGATCACGAAAAGAAAAATCTATACGATTGGAAAGATTTAGGATCTAGCCTTACCATGGGCGTAGGCTCTTCAATTATTGCGGCACTTATAAAAACCGTTTCAGCTATTGTCATTTTTAATTTCTTATACGATGTTTTTAACCCAGAGGTTGACGGAATAAGAACAAATATTATGGGTTGGAAGTCTTTTGGATATGCTTGGTATGTATGGCTAGCTTGCCAGTTTTTAGATGATTTTACGTATTATTGGTTCCATAGACAAAACCACATGGTGCGTTTTTTATGGGCGGCACATATCGTTCACCACTCTTCTGATAATTTTAATCTCGGTACCGCTGTTCGAAATGGATGGTTTACCATATTTTACAAGCCTTTTTTTTATGTTTGGTTGCCAATTATTGGTTTCCCACCAGAAATGGTTGTGGTCTGTCTCGGTATTGAGGCTTTATGGCAATTTCAATTGCACTCGGTTTACGTGCCTAAATTGGGCATCGTAGAAAAAGTGTTCAATACGCATACCATGCACCAAGTACATCACGCCAAAAACATTGAGTACATGGATAAAAATCATGGCGGATTTCTTAACATCTTTGATAAGATTTTCGGAACATGGAAACCTTTAGACGAATCCATCGATATCGAATACGGTGTAACTAAACCGCCAAACTCTTATAACCCTTTAGTGATATTGACACATGAGTATAAGGATATATGGCAAGACATGAAAAAATCTCCAGATTGGAGACATAAGTTCATGTATGCTTTTGGCCCTCCAGGTTGGAGTCATGACGGCAGTACGCTTACCATAAAGCAAATGCGTAAAAAAATGCAAGAGGAGAAAACTCTTAAACAAATGCATCAAGACCCTCAAACTGATGAAAATGTCATTTTAGAACAAAAAACCGCCTAA
- a CDS encoding RNA polymerase sigma factor, with protein MTINQDQIRIQKIQQGETQVFAELVDDYKDLVFTLAIRMLKNREEAEEVAQDTFMKAYSSLDRFKGDSKFSTWLYRIAYNTSLDRIKKNKKFLKEVAINEFTEHEVKTVGTVLDDMITEEKNEVIQQSIAKLPSDDSALMTLYYFDDLSLNELSEVLDLSTNTIKVRLFRCRKKLATILKTALEPELITYYERERR; from the coding sequence ATGACCATCAACCAAGATCAAATACGCATCCAAAAAATACAGCAAGGCGAGACACAAGTTTTTGCTGAACTTGTTGATGACTATAAAGATTTGGTCTTTACATTGGCCATTAGAATGTTGAAAAATAGGGAAGAGGCTGAGGAAGTTGCACAAGATACATTTATGAAAGCTTATAGCTCTTTAGACCGATTTAAAGGAGATTCAAAATTTTCAACTTGGCTCTATCGTATTGCCTATAATACGAGTTTAGATAGAATAAAGAAAAACAAGAAGTTTTTAAAAGAAGTTGCAATCAACGAATTCACAGAGCATGAAGTTAAAACAGTAGGCACTGTTTTAGATGACATGATAACGGAAGAAAAGAATGAGGTGATACAACAGAGTATCGCAAAATTACCTAGTGATGATAGCGCACTGATGACCTTATATTATTTTGATGATTTATCTTTGAATGAATTATCTGAAGTGTTAGATCTATCGACCAATACCATAAAAGTAAGATTATTTAGATGCCGAAAGAAGTTGGCTACTATTTTAAAAACAGCATTAGAACCAGAACTCATCACATATTATGAAAGAGAACGCAGATAA